A single region of the Marinobacter nanhaiticus D15-8W genome encodes:
- the pxpB gene encoding 5-oxoprolinase subunit PxpB — MFWRYEITGVDTITLHFGEQIDVALVDSIHKAAAVLRETLGERLLDAVPSYTTLLLRYDLRQDDLASLVADVRPALDTLSPEGGESEVEPDVVEVPVFYDVRVGPDLERIARRADLSIDDVVKRHTANTYHVFAIGFAPGFAYLGQVVDELATPRLSTPRQKVPVGTLGIADTQTAIYPITSPGGWNLIGRTPLTLFDPERDRPGLLEAGQQVRFRAIDEAEYIELGGRLDDLPWERETTTASTTGERS; from the coding sequence ATGTTCTGGCGCTATGAAATCACCGGCGTGGATACCATCACCCTGCATTTCGGCGAACAGATCGACGTGGCGCTGGTGGATAGCATCCACAAGGCCGCGGCCGTTCTTCGGGAAACACTCGGGGAGCGGCTGCTGGACGCCGTGCCTTCCTACACGACGCTGTTGCTCAGATATGACTTGCGCCAGGACGACCTCGCAAGCCTGGTTGCCGACGTTCGGCCAGCACTCGACACCCTTTCCCCCGAAGGCGGGGAAAGCGAGGTGGAGCCGGATGTGGTGGAGGTCCCTGTGTTCTACGATGTCCGCGTCGGGCCTGACCTCGAGCGCATTGCCAGACGGGCGGATCTGAGCATCGACGATGTTGTTAAACGCCACACCGCGAATACATACCATGTGTTCGCCATTGGTTTCGCACCGGGTTTCGCCTATCTGGGTCAGGTGGTCGACGAACTGGCGACGCCACGGCTTTCCACCCCTCGCCAGAAAGTACCGGTGGGCACCCTGGGCATCGCGGATACCCAGACGGCGATCTACCCCATCACGTCACCGGGAGGCTGGAACCTGATCGGTCGCACGCCACTCACCCTGTTCGATCCTGAGCGCGACCGTCCCGGTCTCCTGGAAGCCGGGCAGCAGGTTCGTTTCAGGGCCATCGACGAAGCGGAGTACATCGAGCTTGGCGGCAGGCTGGACGACCTCCCCTGGGAGCGCGAAACCACAACGGCATCAACGACGGGGGAACGTTCATGA
- a CDS encoding 5-oxoprolinase subunit PxpA, which translates to MRLNCDIGESFGAWTMGLDEQVMPYIDQANIACGFHAGDPSVMTRTVRLALTHGVTLGAHPAYPDLQGFGRRAMACKPEEITAMVLYQVGALTQIAASEGGHLAYVKPHGALYNSMMRDDAILHAVLTALRKSPQPLALMAMATADNAPLKRSCAEQGVELMLEAFADRAYDSAGYIVSRSQPGAVHHDPDVIVQQAIALARHEPIQTIDGQSLTLEADTLCVHGDNPESIAAVRAIRDALPESA; encoded by the coding sequence ATGCGACTGAACTGTGATATTGGCGAGAGTTTCGGCGCCTGGACCATGGGCCTGGACGAACAGGTCATGCCTTATATCGATCAGGCCAACATTGCCTGCGGCTTCCACGCCGGCGACCCAAGCGTCATGACCAGGACCGTGCGTCTCGCGCTCACCCATGGCGTTACCCTTGGCGCGCATCCGGCGTACCCCGACCTCCAGGGGTTCGGCCGCAGGGCCATGGCCTGCAAACCCGAAGAGATTACCGCCATGGTTCTCTACCAGGTCGGGGCACTCACCCAGATTGCCGCGTCCGAAGGCGGTCACCTGGCCTACGTGAAACCGCACGGCGCGCTCTACAACAGCATGATGCGGGACGACGCCATACTGCATGCTGTACTCACGGCCCTGCGCAAGTCACCTCAACCACTCGCTCTGATGGCCATGGCCACGGCAGACAACGCGCCCCTCAAGCGAAGCTGCGCGGAACAGGGTGTCGAACTCATGCTCGAGGCCTTTGCCGACCGGGCTTACGACAGCGCAGGGTATATCGTCTCGCGCAGCCAGCCCGGGGCGGTCCATCACGATCCGGATGTGATCGTGCAACAGGCTATCGCCCTCGCGCGGCACGAGCCGATTCAGACCATAGACGGCCAATCGTTGACCCTGGAGGCCGACACCCTCTGCGTCCACGGAGACAATCCCGAATCGATTGCCGCCGTGCGCGCCATCCGGGATGCCCTGCCGGAGTCCGCCTGA
- a CDS encoding TRAP transporter substrate-binding protein, translating to MRMKHFWASLAAVSSSLVIGGVQAADWDMPTPYGDSNFHTVNIRQFAEDVKTATDGELNITVHSGGSLIKHHEIKNSVRRGLVPIGELIMSRLANEDPLFEVDSVPYLASNYDEAWELWQASKDILAKRLESQRLKLLFAVPWPPQGIYTKFPVETGEELQGVKMRAYNKSSERLAELLGAIPTQVEVPDIPTAFGTGRVDAMITSPSTGANTRAWDYLSNFNHAQLWLPKNMVVVNAREYSRLPEEVQAAIEKAAADAEKRGWEASKEETDAKIAIMRENGIEISEPSEALSKRLEKVGKTMTDEWLERAGPDGQKLIDAYREQ from the coding sequence ATGCGAATGAAACACTTTTGGGCTTCTCTGGCGGCTGTCTCGTCGTCGCTGGTGATCGGTGGCGTCCAGGCAGCGGATTGGGATATGCCGACACCCTATGGGGATTCCAACTTCCACACCGTCAATATCCGTCAGTTTGCCGAGGACGTTAAGACGGCGACCGACGGGGAACTGAACATCACGGTCCACAGTGGTGGGTCGCTGATCAAACACCATGAAATCAAGAATTCCGTGCGCCGTGGGCTGGTTCCGATTGGCGAATTGATCATGTCCCGCCTGGCGAACGAGGACCCACTGTTTGAAGTGGATTCCGTGCCTTACCTAGCCAGCAATTACGACGAAGCCTGGGAACTCTGGCAGGCCTCGAAGGATATCCTGGCCAAGCGTCTCGAAAGTCAGCGGCTGAAGCTGCTGTTTGCGGTGCCTTGGCCGCCCCAGGGCATCTACACCAAGTTCCCGGTAGAAACGGGCGAGGAGCTGCAGGGCGTAAAAATGCGGGCCTACAATAAGTCCAGCGAACGTTTGGCTGAACTGCTGGGGGCGATTCCCACACAGGTGGAGGTGCCGGATATCCCCACAGCATTCGGGACAGGGCGCGTCGATGCGATGATCACCTCACCGTCCACTGGCGCCAACACGCGGGCCTGGGACTACCTCTCGAACTTCAACCACGCCCAGCTGTGGTTGCCCAAGAATATGGTCGTCGTGAACGCGCGCGAATACTCGCGGCTCCCCGAAGAGGTGCAGGCTGCCATCGAGAAGGCTGCCGCTGACGCTGAAAAGCGTGGCTGGGAAGCGAGCAAAGAAGAGACGGATGCCAAGATTGCGATCATGCGCGAAAACGGCATCGAGATCTCCGAACCGTCCGAAGCGCTGTCAAAACGCCTGGAGAAGGTGGGTAAGACCATGACGGACGAGTGGCTGGAACGTGCCGGTCCTGACGGTCAGAAACTGATCGACGCCTATCGCGAACAATAA
- a CDS encoding TRAP transporter small permease: MRNALNGFYRLAGALSALQLTAIMVMVVLQVLGRVLDRLLVWVGADALGLNIPGLAELAAFLLLGATFFGLAYTFWQGGHIRVTLLLQRLPVSVQRYFDMAMVLVAIAITAFAAWYSAWLAYDSYDFGDLSIGMVPVPLWIPQLGMVLGLVWLLIALLDAFVSLVTGRLQTIPTEDPQE; this comes from the coding sequence ATGCGTAACGCTCTGAATGGGTTCTACCGGTTAGCTGGCGCACTGTCTGCACTGCAACTGACGGCCATCATGGTGATGGTGGTATTGCAGGTCCTGGGTCGCGTTCTCGATCGTCTCCTGGTCTGGGTCGGTGCCGATGCCCTGGGGCTGAACATCCCGGGGCTGGCCGAACTGGCGGCCTTCCTCCTCCTGGGGGCGACCTTCTTTGGTTTGGCGTACACGTTCTGGCAGGGCGGCCATATCCGGGTCACCCTGCTTTTGCAGCGCCTGCCTGTGAGCGTCCAGCGTTACTTCGATATGGCGATGGTGTTGGTTGCCATTGCCATTACAGCCTTTGCCGCGTGGTACAGCGCCTGGCTCGCCTATGACAGCTATGACTTTGGTGACCTGTCGATCGGTATGGTGCCCGTGCCGTTGTGGATCCCCCAGCTGGGTATGGTACTCGGACTCGTCTGGCTGCTGATTGCTTTGCTCGATGCGTTCGTCTCGCTCGTGACCGGCCGTCTCCAGACCATCCCTACTGAAGACCCTCAGGAGTAA
- a CDS encoding TRAP transporter large permease: MDMIWMSLILLAVLLALLAAGLWVAFSLTAIGCVALYFFSSIPVGDSLSTAFYSASVSWELAALPMFIWMGEVLFRSRLSEEMFSGIAPWVGKVPGRLLHTNIVGCGIFAAISGSSAATAATIGKMSIPELTRRGYDQKQVLGTLAGSATLGLLIPPSIILIVYGVATEQSIARLFVAGILPGILLMVLFAGYVMIWSMMNPAAVPKGESESFSFAAKLQRSRPLIPVVLLIIGVIGSIYGGLASPTESAAIGVALAHLLSWRGGSMSRQTFISALMGTVKTSSMIAFILVGAHFLTTSMGFTGIPRELAAWINTLDLSPYMLLVALTLFFILLGCFLDGISVVVLTTSVILPMVQAAGIDPLWFGIYLVIVVEMSQITPPVGFNLFVIQGLTGENILRVAWAALPYFLLILAGVVLITLFPEIVTYLPGKMGN; encoded by the coding sequence ATGGATATGATCTGGATGAGTCTCATCCTCCTCGCCGTGCTCCTGGCGCTGCTGGCTGCGGGTCTTTGGGTGGCCTTTTCGCTGACGGCGATTGGCTGCGTGGCGTTGTATTTCTTCAGTAGCATCCCTGTCGGTGACAGCCTGTCCACAGCCTTCTACAGCGCGAGCGTATCCTGGGAGCTGGCTGCGCTTCCCATGTTCATCTGGATGGGGGAGGTGCTGTTTCGTTCCCGCCTCTCGGAAGAGATGTTCAGCGGGATTGCGCCCTGGGTTGGCAAGGTACCCGGGCGTCTCTTGCATACCAATATCGTGGGGTGCGGCATCTTTGCTGCGATTTCCGGTTCGTCGGCCGCAACGGCGGCGACGATCGGCAAGATGTCGATCCCGGAGCTGACCCGTCGCGGCTACGACCAGAAGCAGGTCCTGGGAACGCTGGCGGGCTCGGCGACGTTGGGGCTGCTGATTCCACCTTCGATTATTCTTATTGTCTATGGTGTTGCCACCGAGCAGTCGATTGCCCGGCTTTTCGTCGCCGGCATCCTGCCCGGTATCCTCCTGATGGTGCTCTTCGCGGGCTACGTCATGATCTGGTCAATGATGAATCCTGCAGCCGTGCCCAAGGGCGAGTCGGAGTCCTTCTCGTTTGCCGCGAAACTCCAACGCAGCCGTCCGCTGATTCCGGTGGTGCTATTGATCATTGGCGTGATCGGCTCGATCTACGGTGGCCTGGCGTCGCCGACCGAGTCCGCCGCGATCGGTGTTGCCCTGGCTCACCTGCTTTCCTGGCGTGGCGGTTCCATGAGTCGGCAGACCTTTATCAGTGCGTTGATGGGCACGGTTAAAACGTCGTCGATGATTGCGTTTATCCTGGTGGGGGCCCATTTCCTGACCACATCCATGGGGTTCACCGGGATCCCCCGGGAATTGGCAGCCTGGATCAACACGCTGGATCTTTCGCCCTACATGCTGCTGGTGGCGTTGACCCTGTTCTTCATCCTGCTGGGCTGTTTCCTCGACGGTATTTCTGTGGTCGTGCTGACGACTTCGGTCATCCTGCCGATGGTTCAGGCCGCGGGTATCGATCCGCTCTGGTTCGGGATCTACCTGGTGATTGTGGTGGAGATGAGTCAGATTACGCCGCCGGTCGGGTTCAACCTGTTCGTCATCCAGGGCCTGACGGGCGAGAACATCCTGCGGGTGGCTTGGGCGGCCCTGCCGTATTTCCTGCTGATACTGGCCGGCGTGGTGTTGATTACGCTGTTCCCGGAAATCGTGACTTACCTGCCAGGCAAGATGGGCAACTGA
- a CDS encoding winged helix DNA-binding protein, producing MKKNTDTQVPETSEERSHRVGPIVSSAHLAAGKSAELSELEFGLIVASNAFNRWMVRCMTAAGLPDLSPLDVLVLHSVNHRNRPKKSADICLVLNVEDSHTVTYALKKLLKHGVVGSEKRGKETFYTVTDKGEAICKSYSEIREDCLVDSLRTLGFSNADLGSIASFLRGVSGLYDQAARSAASL from the coding sequence ATGAAAAAGAATACGGATACTCAGGTGCCAGAAACGTCCGAAGAGAGATCACACCGGGTGGGGCCGATCGTGTCCTCCGCCCATCTGGCGGCGGGTAAATCGGCGGAGTTGTCAGAGCTGGAATTTGGCCTCATTGTCGCCAGCAATGCGTTCAACCGCTGGATGGTGCGTTGCATGACAGCGGCGGGATTGCCTGACCTCAGCCCCCTGGATGTACTGGTGCTCCACAGCGTCAACCATCGCAACCGGCCCAAGAAGTCGGCCGATATCTGCCTTGTGTTGAATGTCGAGGACAGCCACACGGTGACCTACGCCCTGAAAAAACTACTCAAACACGGCGTGGTGGGCTCGGAGAAGCGGGGGAAGGAAACCTTCTATACCGTGACCGACAAGGGCGAGGCTATCTGCAAAAGCTACAGCGAGATCCGTGAGGACTGCCTGGTGGACTCGCTACGGACCCTGGGTTTCTCGAACGCGGACCTGGGCTCCATCGCGAGTTTCCTGCGCGGTGTCTCCGGACTGTACGACCAGGCCGCACGGTCGGCGGCATCACTATAA
- a CDS encoding amino acid deaminase — protein sequence MQTAIARGDKGLPVATSQASNASLPDDELSLPAMVLREKALAHNIRWMQRFVDERGLALAPHGKTTMTPAIFRRQIEAGAWGITLATAAQCRAAYREAGVRHLLMANQLVGAGNMAIVSALIADPEVTYYCTVDSVDNVRALSHFFAARNQTVQVLIELGVPGGRCGCRSQEEALALAELIDTCPGIQVAGVEGYEGIIHGDDLPDRIRAYADELIATTAALVERGLTAVKRPVITASGSAWYDVIAAAFTESGARDRFLPLLRPGCYVAHDHGLYRRAHADILARLHSDPGDGLMPALEVWAHIHSIPEPGLVVAGIGKRDIAYDADLPIPLRRCRAGGDDSALSVNGWTVTGIMDQHAFIAVPADEDVRVGDIVAFGSSHPCLTFDKWRFIALADENFRVKDYLTTRF from the coding sequence ATACAGACGGCCATCGCAAGAGGTGACAAAGGACTGCCCGTGGCGACGTCTCAGGCCAGTAACGCGTCCCTGCCAGATGACGAACTCAGCCTGCCGGCCATGGTGCTCAGGGAAAAGGCGTTGGCACACAACATCCGCTGGATGCAACGGTTCGTCGATGAGCGGGGTCTGGCACTTGCGCCACATGGCAAGACCACGATGACACCCGCGATCTTCCGGCGCCAGATCGAAGCGGGTGCCTGGGGAATTACGCTGGCCACCGCAGCCCAATGCCGCGCCGCCTACAGGGAAGCCGGCGTGCGACATCTGCTCATGGCCAACCAACTGGTCGGCGCGGGTAACATGGCTATCGTCTCGGCGCTTATCGCCGACCCTGAGGTCACCTATTACTGCACAGTGGATTCGGTTGACAACGTGCGGGCCCTGAGCCACTTCTTTGCCGCCCGGAACCAGACCGTTCAGGTGCTCATCGAGTTGGGTGTGCCGGGAGGGCGCTGCGGCTGTCGCTCGCAGGAGGAGGCCCTTGCACTCGCTGAGCTGATCGATACCTGTCCCGGCATTCAGGTGGCCGGCGTCGAGGGCTACGAAGGCATCATTCATGGTGACGATCTGCCGGATCGTATCCGCGCCTACGCCGACGAGCTGATCGCCACCACAGCGGCGCTGGTCGAACGCGGGCTGACAGCCGTCAAGCGTCCCGTCATTACAGCCTCCGGCTCCGCCTGGTACGACGTTATCGCCGCCGCCTTCACCGAATCAGGGGCGCGGGACCGGTTCCTGCCGCTGCTACGCCCGGGCTGCTACGTTGCCCACGACCACGGCCTCTACCGCCGTGCTCATGCCGACATTCTGGCTCGCCTTCACAGCGACCCCGGAGACGGGCTGATGCCGGCCCTGGAGGTTTGGGCCCATATCCATTCGATTCCAGAACCGGGTCTGGTCGTGGCGGGCATCGGCAAACGCGACATCGCCTACGATGCCGACCTCCCCATACCACTGCGCCGCTGCCGCGCGGGCGGGGACGACAGCGCGTTGTCCGTCAACGGATGGACGGTCACAGGCATCATGGATCAGCACGCGTTCATTGCGGTCCCTGCCGATGAAGACGTGCGCGTGGGGGACATCGTGGCCTTCGGCAGTTCGCATCCCTGCCTGACCTTCGACAAATGGCGTTTTATCGCCCTGGCTGATGAGAACTTCCGAGTGAAGGATTACCTGACGACCCGTTTCTGA
- a CDS encoding MurR/RpiR family transcriptional regulator, translating to MARRAVETQDIVSLMRDQSSMSKSERRIADMILADLSWAVKSTTTELAERTGTSTPTITRFCRRLGCDGLRDFKLRLAQATAVGHRYLGPQQVERTPIKAVTSVIGAAHDALERVSGQIDEQALTRAAEWLGGARRIAIFGGGGGSSMVAEEGENRLFRLGLSVHACIDTQLQQMIAATLSPDDVLLTISTSGRYPESLRMVEIARTYGAKTVAITRPGSALAQAVDVLLGVDVPETEEVLKPTASRYGLLAMMDILATELAGRCGEAAVENMRRIKYQLVTHRDTDDTQPLGD from the coding sequence GTGGCCAGAAGAGCCGTAGAGACCCAGGACATCGTCTCGCTCATGCGGGACCAATCGTCGATGAGCAAGTCCGAGCGACGCATCGCCGATATGATACTGGCCGACTTGTCCTGGGCCGTGAAATCCACGACGACAGAGCTTGCCGAGCGCACGGGCACCAGTACCCCGACCATCACCCGTTTCTGCCGCCGCCTGGGTTGCGACGGCCTGCGCGATTTCAAGCTTCGCCTCGCGCAGGCTACGGCAGTCGGCCATCGTTACCTGGGCCCCCAACAGGTCGAACGAACCCCGATCAAGGCGGTAACCTCGGTGATCGGCGCCGCCCATGACGCACTTGAACGGGTATCGGGCCAGATCGACGAACAAGCACTGACCCGCGCGGCGGAATGGCTGGGCGGCGCCCGACGCATCGCGATCTTTGGCGGTGGCGGCGGCTCGAGTATGGTCGCCGAAGAAGGCGAGAATCGGTTGTTCCGCCTTGGACTGAGCGTCCACGCCTGCATCGACACCCAACTGCAGCAGATGATCGCAGCCACCCTTTCGCCTGATGACGTACTCCTGACCATTTCCACGTCGGGGCGCTATCCAGAAAGCCTACGCATGGTGGAGATCGCACGCACCTACGGCGCGAAAACCGTGGCGATCACGAGGCCAGGTTCCGCACTCGCCCAAGCGGTGGACGTGCTCCTGGGTGTCGATGTGCCCGAGACCGAAGAGGTGTTGAAACCCACGGCATCACGCTACGGGCTATTGGCGATGATGGACATACTTGCGACGGAACTTGCCGGGCGCTGCGGCGAAGCAGCGGTCGAGAATATGAGACGCATCAAGTACCAGCTCGTCACACACCGTGATACCGATGACACACAGCCGCTCGGTGACTGA
- a CDS encoding RidA family protein — protein sequence MSIKRYAGPVTGVGGQTMPFARATEAGGFLYISGQTPMRDGEVVPGGIEVQTRQTFANLQAILDEAGYTFDDVVKVNAWLDDTRDFAGFNRVFKEYFDGRPPARSTVHSALMVDGKVEIDLIAYREPK from the coding sequence ATGTCGATCAAACGTTATGCAGGACCGGTCACTGGCGTGGGCGGACAAACCATGCCTTTCGCACGAGCTACCGAAGCGGGCGGATTTCTCTACATCTCGGGTCAGACCCCAATGCGTGACGGTGAAGTGGTACCGGGGGGGATCGAAGTGCAGACCCGACAAACATTCGCAAACCTGCAGGCTATCCTCGATGAAGCCGGATATACCTTCGACGACGTGGTGAAGGTAAACGCGTGGCTGGACGACACCCGGGATTTCGCGGGATTCAATCGCGTATTCAAGGAATATTTCGATGGTCGGCCCCCGGCACGCTCTACGGTACACTCGGCGCTCATGGTCGATGGCAAGGTCGAGATCGACCTCATCGCCTACCGCGAGCCGAAGTAG
- a CDS encoding TRAP transporter small permease: MQRAQYAASWLALRLDRLNRLAVGVLMAVLIIDVWVGVVDRYLLHWQINWVEEAARYFMIWAILLAVPSCTYHRQHIRLELLCDALPRPVRVPLARLAEVVTFAFFTYLAIAGQALVADGFEQFSGLFGMPMAVPYAAIPVSFGLAAVQSLLTFITGFYSDPRDPQTLEELEA; the protein is encoded by the coding sequence ATGCAGCGCGCGCAATATGCCGCCTCGTGGCTGGCTCTCCGACTCGACCGGCTGAATCGGCTGGCCGTCGGGGTGCTGATGGCTGTGCTCATCATTGACGTCTGGGTGGGCGTCGTCGACCGTTATCTGCTCCACTGGCAGATCAACTGGGTCGAAGAGGCGGCCCGCTACTTCATGATATGGGCGATCCTGCTCGCCGTACCCAGTTGCACCTACCATCGCCAGCACATCCGTCTCGAACTCCTCTGCGATGCATTACCGCGGCCGGTACGCGTCCCCCTGGCGCGCCTGGCCGAGGTGGTCACCTTCGCTTTCTTTACATACCTTGCGATCGCCGGCCAGGCGCTGGTCGCCGATGGTTTCGAACAGTTCTCAGGGTTGTTTGGCATGCCGATGGCGGTGCCTTACGCCGCGATTCCGGTGTCGTTCGGGCTGGCGGCGGTGCAATCGCTCCTGACCTTCATCACCGGGTTCTATAGCGATCCACGTGATCCACAGACGCTGGAGGAGCTCGAGGCATGA